One window of Acropora palmata chromosome 1, jaAcrPala1.3, whole genome shotgun sequence genomic DNA carries:
- the LOC141897151 gene encoding uncharacterized protein LOC141897151, with the protein MTASWKPNTEAKQGNYIYSGGQAGETEKIDYQTRVLTQQFCHEWASVKNKEKKGCSYSSDSEVHKKENEDLPKHLKEKKMHIPFQDSTRKSSQDEPSSATYSSQTDPEIKTK; encoded by the exons ATGACAGCATCATGGAAACCAAACACAGAAGCCAAACAGGGCAACTACATTTACAGTGGTGGGCAAGCGGGTGAAACAGAAAAGATAGACTATCAAACACGAGTACTCACCCAACAATTCTGTCACGAGTGGGCATCTGTTAAgaacaaagagaagaaagggTGCAGCTACTCGTCAGACTCTGAAGTccacaaaaaggaaaatgaggATTTACCAAAACAtctaaaggaaaagaaaatg cACATTCCTTTTCAAGACTCTACAAGAAAGTCAAGTCAAGATGAACCATCTTCTGCTACCTATAGCTCACAAACTGATCCTGAAATCAAG acaaaataa